A window of the Vanessa tameamea isolate UH-Manoa-2023 chromosome 22, ilVanTame1 primary haplotype, whole genome shotgun sequence genome harbors these coding sequences:
- the LOC113402283 gene encoding leucine-rich repeat neuronal protein 1 isoform X2, translated as MQWLHKILTLAIICAAVEAEECPSTCICTPGRLACSGATIPNNKLTRAVLGNYGPELQEIIWTNSNITSIEINVFDGLHNIEYIDLSRNELKRTEHGLFARLNRLKHLNLSRNQIDDIPRFTFADLDHLEVLDVSHNRLQAIPFQVFGPMIRLQYLDISYNKIATFLDYYFKPNRQLKTLFLNNNSLVKITSNALVNLKELETLDISSNKLDYIPKAIFDNLEQLRDLNLSYNNFQNISLDAFKNLNKLKSLDMGGNRLKALPSMLFQHNENLLTLYLDHTEITVLQNTNLKGLHNLQRLYIRNNLMLREIEPFALQDTPSVTHLDISANGLTYLPQSLKLLVNLQELRIGNNPWACDCRMAWFVNWIEARKEIVKSDLSCRLTYPNDMLMILNNTNCQAPHLIKSSPLTLHRLQTDALLVCKFGGNPAPSITWITPTRNVYHWNPEPSLPDIFYKHGIAHDQYYRPIDYSKSRVKLRDDGSLFITDIHREDSGTYVCVASNPSANVTTEVVLNIDPMTMFEIKIYSLICGALCAAGFLGLTLLVQGLRYIFYRFRLLETCCSCCTCVSRDAPRTRQIYCMLDNIEQYKRLQLEKLRENYAVQVHRIKENCTQQMEWIQSSYSSQAAHLRNIRDIGTNHLTAMKDQYYDQVKRVREYSTSQLNWVRENYVFQRNKIRKFSAHQILRLRESYKYQQQTLNKVLENLPSLYFENCRSGSCGRSDSMAFDPDVEVIDMYLKTKIEMLAKLPNPLPDDESRVSVYYTPTERSANSRRASPVTVPDGVHINMIERSGPPRLLAMIRPLPPPATPSGSRKACEPLLAASASSPELSRADEGGARVLLAVEVAERCGRCEPL; from the exons ATGCAGTGGCTGCACAAAATATTGACGCTGGCAATAATTTGCGCAGCTGTGGAGGCAGAGGAGTGTCCCTCTACTTGCATATGCACACCGGGTCGCTTGGCGTGCTCCGGCGCCACTATACCGAACAACAAACTCACGCGAGCCGTCCTAGGGAACTATGGACCTGAACTCCAAGAGATAATTTGGACGAACTCAAATATAACCTCTATAGAAATAAATGTGTTTGACGGGCTACATAATATTGAATACATCGATTTAAGCAGAAACGAATTAAAGAGAACTGAACATGGACTGTTCGCGAGACTGAATcgcttaaaacatttaaacctGTCCAGAAACCAAATCGACGATATACCTAGATTCACATTCGCAGATCTGGATCATCTGGAGGTTCTAGATGTGTCTCATAATAGACTTCAAGCTATACCATTCCAGGTCTTTGGGCCGATGATAAGATTGCAATATTTggatatatcttataataaaatagcaacTTTCTTAGATTACTACTTTAAACCCAATCGCCAATTAAAAACACTGTTCCTAAACAATAATAGCCTAGTCAAAATTACATCTAACGCTCTAGTCAATCTTAAGGAATTGGAGACGCTCGATATATCTAGcaacaaattagattatataccTAAAGctatatttgataatttagaACAGCTGAGAGATCTAAACCTAAGTTACAACAATTTTCAAAACATATCACTAGATGCTTTTAAAAatctcaataaattaaaatcacttgATATGGGTGGAAATAGACTGAAAGCCTTGCCCTCGATGCTCTTCCAACATAACGAAAATTTGTTAACGCTCTACCTCGACCATACCGAAATTACTGTTTTACAGAACACTAATTTAAAAGGATTACACAATCTGCAGCGACTTTATATAAGAAACAACTTGATGTTACGTGAAATAGAACCTTTTGCATTACAAGACACACCATCTGTGACGCATTTGGACATCAGTGCGAATGGATTAACATATTTGCCCCAGTCGTTAAAACTGTTAGTTAATTTACAAGAGTTAAGAATAGGCAATAACCCGTGGGCCTGCGATTGTCGAATGGCATGGTTCGTCAACTGGATAGAGGCTAGAAAGGAAATAGTAAAGTCAGATTTAAGTTGTAGGTTAACATATCCTAATGACATGTTgatgattttaaacaatactaatTGTCAGGCTCCGCATCTCATCAAAAGCAGTCCTTTGACACTGCACAGGCTACAAACAGATGCCTTATTGGTGTGCAAGTTCGGAGGTAATCCGGCGCCTTCTATAACGTGGATCACTCCAACGAGAAATGTATACCATTGGAATCCAGAACCGTCATTACCGgacatattttacaaacatgGTATCGCCCATGATCAGTATTATCGCCCAATTGACTACAGTAAATCACGAGTCAAACTACGCGACGATGGATCTCTATTCATAACAGACATTCATAGAGAGGACAGTGGAACATATGTATGCGTGGCGTCTAATCCTTCGGCCAATGTAACCACGGAAGTTGTCCTAAATATAGATCCTATGACAATGTTTGAAATCAAAATCTATAGTTTGATATGTGGAGCATTATGTGCAGCTGGTTTTCTGGGCCTCACTTTGCTTGTGCAAGGCTTGCGTTACATATTCTACAG GTTTCGTCTACTGGAGACTTGCTGCAGTTGTTGTACATGTGTCAGTCGTGACGCCCCGCGTACGAGACAAATATACTGTATGTTGGACAATATCGAGCAGTACAAAAGGCTGCAGTTAGAAAAACTTAGAGAAAATTACGCAGTTCAA GTTCATCGAATTAAAGAGAACTGCACTCAGCAAATGGAGTGGATTCAAAGTAGCTACTCGTCACAAGCGGCACACTTACGCAATATCAGAGACATAGGCACGAATCATTTGACCGCTATGAAAGATCAATATTACGATCAG GTGAAACGCGTCCGCGAATACTCCACGTCGCAGTTGAATTGGGTTCGAGAAAATTATGTGTttcaacgaaataaaataagaaaatttagcGCCCATCAGATACTGAGACTGCGCGAATCCTACAAATACCAGCAGCAGACCCTCAACAAGGTGCTCGAAAACCTGCCCAGCCTGTACTTCGAGAACTGCCGCAGCGGCTCGTGCGGGCGCAGCGACTCGATGGCCTTCGACCCCGACGTCGAGGTCATCGACATGTACCTCAAGACGAAGATCGAGATGCTGGCCAAGCTGCCCAACCCGCTCCCGGACGACGAGAGCCGCGTGTCCGTGTACTACACGCCCACCGAGCGCTCCGCCAACTCGCGCCGCGCGTCGCCCGTGACCGTGCCCGACGGCGTGCACATCAACATGATCGAGCGCAGCGGCCCGCCGCGCCTGCTGGCCATGATCCGCCCGCTGCCGCCGCCCGCCACGCCGTCGGGCTCGCGCAAGGCGTGCGAGCCGCTGCTGGCCGCCAGCGCCAGCTCGCCCGAGCTGAGCCGCGCCGACGAGGGCGGCGCGCGCGTGCTGCTGGCCGTGGAGGTGGCGGAGCGCTGCGGCCGCTGCGAGCCGCTGTAG
- the LOC113402283 gene encoding leucine-rich repeat neuronal protein 1 isoform X1 — translation MQWLHKILTLAIICAAVEAEECPSTCICTPGRLACSGATIPNNKLTRAVLGNYGPELQEIIWTNSNITSIEINVFDGLHNIEYIDLSRNELKRTEHGLFARLNRLKHLNLSRNQIDDIPRFTFADLDHLEVLDVSHNRLQAIPFQVFGPMIRLQYLDISYNKIATFLDYYFKPNRQLKTLFLNNNSLVKITSNALVNLKELETLDISSNKLDYIPKAIFDNLEQLRDLNLSYNNFQNISLDAFKNLNKLKSLDMGGNRLKALPSMLFQHNENLLTLYLDHTEITVLQNTNLKGLHNLQRLYIRNNLMLREIEPFALQDTPSVTHLDISANGLTYLPQSLKLLVNLQELRIGNNPWACDCRMAWFVNWIEARKEIVKSDLSCRLTYPNDMLMILNNTNCQAPHLIKSSPLTLHRLQTDALLVCKFGGNPAPSITWITPTRNVYHWNPEPSLPDIFYKHGIAHDQYYRPIDYSKSRVKLRDDGSLFITDIHREDSGTYVCVASNPSANVTTEVVLNIDPMTMFEIKIYSLICGALCAAGFLGLTLLVQGLRYIFYRFRLLETCCSCCTCVSRDAPRTRQIYCMLDNIEQYKRLQLEKLRENYAVQVHRIKENCTQQMEWIQSSYSSQAAHLRNIRDIGTNHLTAMKDQYYDQVNEVKRVREYSTSQLNWVRENYVFQRNKIRKFSAHQILRLRESYKYQQQTLNKVLENLPSLYFENCRSGSCGRSDSMAFDPDVEVIDMYLKTKIEMLAKLPNPLPDDESRVSVYYTPTERSANSRRASPVTVPDGVHINMIERSGPPRLLAMIRPLPPPATPSGSRKACEPLLAASASSPELSRADEGGARVLLAVEVAERCGRCEPL, via the exons ATGCAGTGGCTGCACAAAATATTGACGCTGGCAATAATTTGCGCAGCTGTGGAGGCAGAGGAGTGTCCCTCTACTTGCATATGCACACCGGGTCGCTTGGCGTGCTCCGGCGCCACTATACCGAACAACAAACTCACGCGAGCCGTCCTAGGGAACTATGGACCTGAACTCCAAGAGATAATTTGGACGAACTCAAATATAACCTCTATAGAAATAAATGTGTTTGACGGGCTACATAATATTGAATACATCGATTTAAGCAGAAACGAATTAAAGAGAACTGAACATGGACTGTTCGCGAGACTGAATcgcttaaaacatttaaacctGTCCAGAAACCAAATCGACGATATACCTAGATTCACATTCGCAGATCTGGATCATCTGGAGGTTCTAGATGTGTCTCATAATAGACTTCAAGCTATACCATTCCAGGTCTTTGGGCCGATGATAAGATTGCAATATTTggatatatcttataataaaatagcaacTTTCTTAGATTACTACTTTAAACCCAATCGCCAATTAAAAACACTGTTCCTAAACAATAATAGCCTAGTCAAAATTACATCTAACGCTCTAGTCAATCTTAAGGAATTGGAGACGCTCGATATATCTAGcaacaaattagattatataccTAAAGctatatttgataatttagaACAGCTGAGAGATCTAAACCTAAGTTACAACAATTTTCAAAACATATCACTAGATGCTTTTAAAAatctcaataaattaaaatcacttgATATGGGTGGAAATAGACTGAAAGCCTTGCCCTCGATGCTCTTCCAACATAACGAAAATTTGTTAACGCTCTACCTCGACCATACCGAAATTACTGTTTTACAGAACACTAATTTAAAAGGATTACACAATCTGCAGCGACTTTATATAAGAAACAACTTGATGTTACGTGAAATAGAACCTTTTGCATTACAAGACACACCATCTGTGACGCATTTGGACATCAGTGCGAATGGATTAACATATTTGCCCCAGTCGTTAAAACTGTTAGTTAATTTACAAGAGTTAAGAATAGGCAATAACCCGTGGGCCTGCGATTGTCGAATGGCATGGTTCGTCAACTGGATAGAGGCTAGAAAGGAAATAGTAAAGTCAGATTTAAGTTGTAGGTTAACATATCCTAATGACATGTTgatgattttaaacaatactaatTGTCAGGCTCCGCATCTCATCAAAAGCAGTCCTTTGACACTGCACAGGCTACAAACAGATGCCTTATTGGTGTGCAAGTTCGGAGGTAATCCGGCGCCTTCTATAACGTGGATCACTCCAACGAGAAATGTATACCATTGGAATCCAGAACCGTCATTACCGgacatattttacaaacatgGTATCGCCCATGATCAGTATTATCGCCCAATTGACTACAGTAAATCACGAGTCAAACTACGCGACGATGGATCTCTATTCATAACAGACATTCATAGAGAGGACAGTGGAACATATGTATGCGTGGCGTCTAATCCTTCGGCCAATGTAACCACGGAAGTTGTCCTAAATATAGATCCTATGACAATGTTTGAAATCAAAATCTATAGTTTGATATGTGGAGCATTATGTGCAGCTGGTTTTCTGGGCCTCACTTTGCTTGTGCAAGGCTTGCGTTACATATTCTACAG GTTTCGTCTACTGGAGACTTGCTGCAGTTGTTGTACATGTGTCAGTCGTGACGCCCCGCGTACGAGACAAATATACTGTATGTTGGACAATATCGAGCAGTACAAAAGGCTGCAGTTAGAAAAACTTAGAGAAAATTACGCAGTTCAA GTTCATCGAATTAAAGAGAACTGCACTCAGCAAATGGAGTGGATTCAAAGTAGCTACTCGTCACAAGCGGCACACTTACGCAATATCAGAGACATAGGCACGAATCATTTGACCGCTATGAAAGATCAATATTACGATCAGGTAAATG AGGTGAAACGCGTCCGCGAATACTCCACGTCGCAGTTGAATTGGGTTCGAGAAAATTATGTGTttcaacgaaataaaataagaaaatttagcGCCCATCAGATACTGAGACTGCGCGAATCCTACAAATACCAGCAGCAGACCCTCAACAAGGTGCTCGAAAACCTGCCCAGCCTGTACTTCGAGAACTGCCGCAGCGGCTCGTGCGGGCGCAGCGACTCGATGGCCTTCGACCCCGACGTCGAGGTCATCGACATGTACCTCAAGACGAAGATCGAGATGCTGGCCAAGCTGCCCAACCCGCTCCCGGACGACGAGAGCCGCGTGTCCGTGTACTACACGCCCACCGAGCGCTCCGCCAACTCGCGCCGCGCGTCGCCCGTGACCGTGCCCGACGGCGTGCACATCAACATGATCGAGCGCAGCGGCCCGCCGCGCCTGCTGGCCATGATCCGCCCGCTGCCGCCGCCCGCCACGCCGTCGGGCTCGCGCAAGGCGTGCGAGCCGCTGCTGGCCGCCAGCGCCAGCTCGCCCGAGCTGAGCCGCGCCGACGAGGGCGGCGCGCGCGTGCTGCTGGCCGTGGAGGTGGCGGAGCGCTGCGGCCGCTGCGAGCCGCTGTAG